The following nucleotide sequence is from Lysobacterales bacterium.
ACCGCCTTCGCAGCCAATGACACTGGTGCCGAGCGCGTGGCCGCGGATGGTGAGATCGCCGGTAATCGGCGGCGGTCCGGCACCCGCGCCGGTCAGCGTCGGATAGTGCGCATTCGGTGGCAACAGGATCACGTCAGCCCCCGAACCGGCGCTGCAACTGCCCACGGCGCTATCGGTATTGGCCGAATGGATCGCATCGACCAGGTCACAGCCATTCACGTTGTTGTCGACCTGGATGGTCGCCGCCGGTACCGCCTGCGCGACGCACAGCGCCAGCGAAACGGCCGCACTCAGGCGCGCGCGGCGCATCGGAACTTGGATCATGACTTCCCCCGGGAATCGACGGCAGCGAGTGTAGCCTCGGGTCGGCACGGCCGCGATGGCCGGGGCATGCGATGATGCCGCAATGACCTCCTTTTCCGAACTGAAACTCAGCGAGTCGCTGATCAAGGGCGTGGCTGCGCTCGATTACCACGAGATGACGCCGATCCAGGCGGCCGCGCTGCCGCTGATCCTCGCCGGCCATGACGTGATCGCGCAGGCGCAGACCGGCAGCGGCAAGACCGCGGCGTTCGCCCTCGGCATGTTGCAGATGCTCGATACCGCGGCGGTGCAACTGCAGGGTCTGGTGCTGTGCCCGACGCGCGAACTCGCCGACCAGGTGAGCAAGGAAATCCGCCGCATCGCAAGGCCATTGCCGAACGTGAAGGTGCTGACGCTGTGCGGCGGCGTGTCGCTGCGCCCGCATCTCGCGTCGCTGGCGCACGAGCCGCACATTGTCGTCGGTACGCCCGGACGCATTCTGGAACTGATCCGCAAGCAGGCGCTGCCGCTGAAGGCCCTGCAGATGCTGGTGCTGGACGAAGCCGACCGGATGCTCGACATGGGCTTCGCCGCCGACATCGAGGCCATCGTCAAGGCGACACCGAAGCAGCGCCAGACCCTGCTGTTCTCGGCCACTTACCCGGAACAGACGCGGGCGATCGCCGAGCGCCATCTGCGCGATCCGGAAACCGTCACCATCGATCAGGGCGATGCCGGTCCGGACATCGAGCAACGCCTGTATGAAGTCGCAGACGGTTCGCGCAAGCTCGATGCACTGGTCGACCTGCTGGTGACGCAGCGGCCGGAAGCCGCCATCGTGTTCTGCAACACCCGCAACGACACCCGCGATGTCGCCGAGTCGCTCGATCGCTGCGGCTTTTCGGTGCTGGCACTGCACGGCGAACTCGACCAGCGCGAACGCGACGAGATGCTGGTGCGTTTCGCGAACCGCAGCTGCACCGTCCTGGTCGCGACCGATGTCGCCGCGCGCGGCCTCGACATCAAGGAACTGCCGATGGTGGTCAACTTCGACGTGGCCAGCGATGCCGACGCCCACATCCACCGCATCGGCCGTACCGGACGCGCCGGCGCGCGCGGACTGGCCATCACCCTGACGACGCCACGCGAGTCGTCACGCATCGGCGCGATCGCGGAACGCATGGGGCAGCCGCTCCAGCGCCAGCCGCTGCCGCAGGTGAACGGCAAGCCACGCCCCTTGCTGAGCACGCACCTGACCATCGCGGTCGATGGCGGCCGTGCCGACAAGCTGCGTCCCGGCGACCTGCTCGGTGCCCTCACCGGCGACGCCGGCCTGCCTGGCGACGCGGTCGGCAAGATCGACATCTTCCCGACTCGCAGTTATGTCGCGATCACGCGCAACCACGCCGAGACCGCCCTGCAACGTCTGCGCGAAGGCAAGATCAAGGGCCGCAGCTTCCGCGTGCGCCGTATCGGGCACTGAACCGCCCGGCGCCAATCACGCTGCTGCGGTGCCAAGTCCCGCGACGAACTTCGCCGCCGGTTGCGGTCTCCCGAACAGGAAGCCCTGGGCGAGATCGCAGCCCATGTCGTGCAGGCGCGCCAGTGTCGTCTCGTCTTCGACGCCTTCGGCCACTGCCGTCAAGCCGAGGTGATGCGCAAGATCGATCATCGAATGCACCAGTCGCGCCGAGCGTGCATGCACGCCGATGTCGAGCACGAATTCCTGATCGATCTTGAGTTCGGTGGCGGGAAAACGCTTGAGGTAGGCGAACGACGAATAGCCGATGCCAAAGTCGTCGATCGAGATGCCGAAGCCGTGATCACGCAATTGGCCGAGCACGATGGCACTCAGGCTCGGATCTTCCATTACCGAACTCTCGGTCACTTCCAGCACCACATCCTCGGCGGGCACGTCCCAGATCGCCAACGCGTTCTGGAATTGCTCGACCAGTCCCGGTTCGTGGAACACGCGCGGACTCAGGTTGATCGAGAAGCGCAGCCGATGCCCGGCCGCGCGCGCCATGGCGCAATGACGCATCGTCGTGTTCACGCTCCAGCGCGTCAGTGACTCGATCAACCCGGTCTGTTCGGCCAGCAGCACGAAATCGGTGGGGCTGATCGCGCCATGCACGTCGCTGTGCCAGCGCGCCAACGATTCGGCACCGACCACCCGGCGATGGCCGATGTCCCACAACGGCTGCAGGAACACCTCGAGGCGGTTGTTGATGATCGCCTCGCGCAAGTCCACGTAGGGCGGCTCGGCGCGCCCGCTGTCCGGCTGGAACAGCTGGTACCGATCGCGCGAGTTCAGGGCCTGCGCGAAGGCGCTTTCGGCTGCACGGCACAGGGATTCGGCCAGGTCGCCATGCTCGGGAAACATCGCGATGCCGATCGTCGGTACCGCCTGCTGCAACCGGTCGCCGACCAGCAGGGGTTCGCGGAACGCGCGCACCAGGCGGTTCGCTGCCAACAGGGCGTGGCCGCTCTCGCGCAGGTTCGGCAACAGCAGGGCAAACACGTTGTCGCCGACCGGAAGAATGCGATCTTGCGGTCGCAAGGCCGCGCGAATGCGGGTACGCGCCGCCGCGCTCAGGAAGTCGCCGAACAACTGGTGTTCTTCGCGATGCCGTTGCACGCGCACCAGCAGGAACGCGAAGTGCTCGTGCGCCTCGCCGGCACGCACGCGCTCGGCCTCCAGTTCGCGCAAGACATCGGTGCGGTTCAGCATCCGGTCGGCGCCTGCATCATCCGAGGTACAACTCGGTGGGATCGAGCCCGTAAGCGCCGGGCTCGAGAATGGTGGTGATCTCGCGCAGCGTGCCCTCGTCCTCGTTCTGGCCCATCAGGTCCAGTTCGATGAAATTCTCGCGCAGGACCTTGTCGGCGGTCATCAGCAGCATCACCCGCGGACGCAGCCGGCGCGCATGGTTCTGCGCCATCACGATCGCGACTTCGCCATTGGAAAGCTCGACCAGCGACCCGGTCGGATAGACGCTCAGGCATTGCATCAGCTGTTCGACCACTTCGCGCTGGAACAGCTGGTCGCCGTGCCGGTACAACTGCTGCAACGCATGGTGCGCCGAGGCGGCCTTGCGGAACACGCGCGTGCTGGTCATCGCGTCATAGGAGTCGATCAGCCCGGCCATGCGCCCGAACAGCGGGATCTGGTTGCGCATCAACTTGTCGGGATAGCCGGAGCCATCGTGGCGCTCGTGGTGGGTCAGCACCATCTCGCGCACATCGGCATGATGGATGCCGGCTTCCTCGATGATGCGCAGGCTGTTCTCGACATGCTTGCGCACTGCTTCGGTCTCGTCCGCCGTCAGTGCCTCGGGCTTGGCGAGCAGGGATTCGTCGATCTCGGTCTTGCCGATGTCCATCAGCAAACCGCCGGTCGCGAGGTTCACCAGCACGTCCTCGGTAAACCCCATGTGCCGGCCGAAGGCTGCCGCCAGCAGACTGCAATGGACGGCATGACTGTATTCGTAGGCGTCGCGCTTGCGCAGGCTGGTGACCCAGAAATAGGCATCGGCGTTGCGCAGCACCGACTTCACCACCGGCACCACGGCGTTGCGCACGTCTTCGACACTGATCTTGTGTCCGGCCTTCACGTCGCTGAGGATCTTGGCCGCAAGATGCGATGCCTGATCATGGGCCTCGCGGGCACGCGGCAGCTCCTCATGCAGGGTGACGCTATCGACATGCTTGACGACGGTCCGCTGCCGCTCGTGTTGTCGCGGGTGCGCCATGTAGGCACGGATCGGAATCTGACTGCGCTGGACATCGACGAAGACGTGGTCGCAGTGCTTGCGCAGCACTTCGATCTGCTTCGCGTTCTGCACCATGAAGCCTTCGAGCGGGAAGGGCAGGCCCAGCCACGGCCGATCGAGCCGGTAGACGTACATCTCCGGCTTCAGATGGTCGACGTGCACCTGTCGTTCTTCGAGTTCCATGCGCCGCCCAAGCCCAGGGTCCGCGGGTCCGCGCGAGGATGCCACGATTCCGGATGCCCGTGCGCACTGCCACTTCCGACAGGTGCGGCGCGATGAACGGACAATTCACGCTTTGCCGATGAATCGTCGCTAGAATGCCGGCCGCTCAGCCCGTCGAGGGGCGCTGCAAGCCCGGCCAAGCCCGGGAACAGGCTCGACGGATGACTTTCCAACGGCGCCCGCTCATCCACTGGAGTCCACCGATGAACGCAGTCGTTCAAGCCATGCCGTTTAAAGATTTCAAGGTCCGCGACCTGAGCCAGGCCGAATGGGGCCGCAAGGAAATCGCCGTCGCCGAGCACGAGATGCCGGGCCTGATGTCGGTCCGCAAGAAGTACGCGAAGCAGAAGCCGCTCAAGGGCGTGCGCGTCACCGGTTCGCTGCACATGACCATCCAGACCGCGGTGCTGATCGAGACCCTGGTCGACCTCGGCGCCGACGTGCGCTGGGCCTCCTGCAACATCTATTCGACCCAGGACCATGCCGCGGCCGCGATCGCTGCCGCGCAGGTGCCGGTGTTCGCCTGGAAGGGCGAGACGCTGGAGGAATATTGGGACTGCACGCTCGACGCCGTCACCCACCCGGGCCAGACCGGTCCGGAACTGGTCGTCGATGACGGCGGCGACGTCACCCTGCTGATCCACAAGGGTTACGAACTCGAACAGGGCTCGGACTGGGTCAACACGCCCAGCGGTTCGCATGAAGAGCAGATCATCAAGAACCTGCTGAAGCGAGTCGCCAAGGAGCGCCCGGGTTTCTGGACCAAGGTCGTCAAGGACTGGAAGGGCGTCTCGGAAGAGACCACGACCGGCGTGCATCGCCTCTACCAGATGCTCGAACAGGGCAAGCTGCTGGTGCCGGCGATCAACGTCAACGACTCGGTCACCAAGTCGAAGTTCGACAACCTTTACGGCTGCCGCGAATCGCTGGCCGATGGCCTGAAGCGCGCGATGGACGTGATGCTGGCCGGCAAGGTCGCGGTGGTCTGCGGCTACGGCGACGTCGGCAAGGGTTCGGCGCACAGCCTGCGTGCCTACGGCGCGCGCGTCGTGGTCACCGAAATCGATCCGATCAACGCGCTGCAGGCGTCGATGGAAGGCTTCGAAGTCAACACCGTTGAATCGACGCTGGGTCGCGGCGACATCTACGTCACCACCACCGGCAACAAGGACGTGCTGACGCTCGAGCACATGGCGGCGATGAAGGACCAGGCCATCGTCTGCAACATCGGTCACTTCGACAACGAGATCCAGGTCGACAAGCTCAACGCCTCGGACGCGGTCAAGCTCAACATCAAGCCGCAAGTCGACAAGTACACCTTCAAGAACGGCAACAGCATCTTCCTGCTCGCCGAAGGCCGCCTGGTCAACCTCGGTTGCGCGACCGGCCATCCGAGCTTCGTGATGTCGAACAGCTTCAGCAACCAGACGCTGGCGCAGATCGACCTGTGGGCGAACAAGGACACGTACGAAGCCAAGGTCTACATCCTGCCGAAGAAGCTCGACGAGGAAGTCGCGCGCCTGCATCTGGAAAAGATCGGCGTGAAGCTGACCGTGCTGACCGACGACCAGGCCGCCTACCTCGGCGTCGACAAGAACGGCCCGTACAAGCCCGAGCACTATCGCTACTGATCGACCGCTTCATCGTGACGAACGAACGCCGCGCCGAAAGCGCGGCGTTTTCGTTTCTGCGCTGGGTCACTCGAAACTGGATTCGAAGACGGCGTCCATGGTCACCGAGACGCGCACGGTGCCAGAGGTGGTCCCGCAGACATCGGTCGCGCCGACGCTCAGCAAGTACTGGGCCTGTTGACCCAAAGCAGCCGGGTTGGCCACACGCAGAACGCCGTCGCTGCCGATCGAGAACACGTTCGCCACGGTGTTCCCCGCGGTGATGTTGAAGCCGCTCGCGTGCCACAGGGTCGCGCCGACCGCGCCGACCTCGGTCCCCACCGGGTGAAACTGGCCATTGCTGCCGAACGCGTCGATCGTCAGATCCTGGATGGAGGGCATGGTCGGCGACTGGCAATAAGTCGACTCGATGGCGCCGCGATCCGGGATGCCGTGCACCACTCGCGCGCGTCCGAAGACATCGACGCTCGGATTCGCGGCGAGGATCAAGCCCGAATCCTGGGTCTGTCCGAATTGCGGCTGCTTGACGGCGTATCCAGCGATGGTGACCGCCTCGACTTGCGGCACGCCATTCGTCAGTTAGTGCATGTCGATGGTGTAAAGGAAGTTGATGTTCGCCGCACGGAAATGGTTGTTGTCGGTCTGCGGCACATTCTCGATGTTGTCGGCGAACAGGCAGGCATCGGTCTTCGGCTGGCCATCGGTGGTCTGATTGCCGAAGGCCAGATTGTTGGCGATGATTTTCACGCCGGTCAGCCGCAAGGTGCAGTAGTTGTTGTTGATCGGATCGAGCAGGTTGTCGTAGACCGATGAATAGACGATGCGCGAACCGCCGCGCGAGGGCGTCAGCTCGACGATGTCATTGCCACCGGTGACGCCGGTCGCCAGCAGATGGCTGACGTCGATGCGCCCGCCATACAGATAGACCGTGCTGGTGCCGCCGCGTACCTGGACGCGGTCAAGCACGAATTCGGCCGTGCTGCTGGTCGTCGAGATCAGAGAACGGATGCCGTTCTTGCCGCCGCCGGCGCGGGTGACGGTCAGGTTGCGGATCGTGTAGCTCGCCTTCGGGTCGACGAAGTAGGCCGAGTGCCGCGACACGATCAGCACGACCGCGTCCTGGTTCTGTCCATCCAGCACGGTGTGCTGGGCACCGGGCGTCATCGTGGTGCAGTTGGCGTTCCAGCCGCCACTGATGACCAGGTCATTGTCCTCTTCCGCGGTGGTCGTGATCTGGTAGCCCCAGATATGCGGAAAGCTGACCGGGACCGCAAAGGTCTTGGTGCCACTGGTGATGCGGATGTCGTCGTCCTGATCGTTGCCGGCGGCTACATCCAGTGCCTGCTGCAACTGGCTGCCATCCTGGGCACAGAACTGGGCCGCGTCGGCCGATGCCGTCAGCACGAGCAACAGGAACAGCAATCGACTCGCGCGCACGTCATTTCTCCGATGCAGGTTGTAGTGACAGGTACGGAATCTACGCCCAAATCCGGACAATGCCGTCCGGTGCGTCGTGCCGAAGCCATTCGCCACGCGACTGGGGTATCGTTGCCGGCGCGTCGAAGGGGGATGCAATGGCGTCGCCACAGGCATTCGCGGAACTGGCTCGGGCCATGCACCACGCGCGCTATCGCGAGGCCCTGGCCTTGGTCGACGCGCTGATCGTACGGATGCCCGAATCGGCCAGCCTGCGCCGGCAACGCGCCGAGTGCCTGGCGGCGATCGAGCGCGACGAAGCCGACGAACACGGTTCAGACATGCCGGCCCATGCGGTCGGCGGACCGACGCTGATCCGCGTCGATGCCACGTTGTTTTCGTTCGACCAGCAACGCGACTGCAACGCGCCGACCGCCGACCTGCGTGCGCTCAGCTTCACGCCGATGCTGGATGCCGCGTCACCCCGGTTCTCGACCTTGAGCCTCGCGCCGGTGCTGATTCGCTTCTTCGGCGACGACAGCGGCGATGGCATCGTTGTCTGCTTCTCGGCCCACCTGCGACAGCATCCCGTGCGCCTGCTGGCTTGCGTGTCGGCCTTCGATGACGGCAGCTTCGTGCTGACGCATCGCGACGGCGAATTGCCGATCGCGTCCAATGCCCAGGTCCTGGTCTGCACCCTGCCGCTGCGCGCCAGCCTGACCGAACTGGTGACGCGTCACGCCGGGCAATGCGCGATGCGCTTGCGCAACCACGGTGGCATTGCGCTGCGCCCCCTGCGAACGCTGGGGGACTGCAACGCCGTCTGGCAAGCCATTGCCGGTCACTGAACGGGAAAACCCTGGCCGCACCGCCGTTCAGGAGTGAAATAGCGCCTTCGGTCCAGGCTAGCCTCTTGTTTCTGCGTCAGTTTCGGCTAGGTTTGTGGTTTCCGTCACATTCCGACACAGAGCATGAGCCTGCCACCCGATTTCACCCGCTTCGCCACGGCCTTCCAGCACGCCCGTTACGACGAAGCGCTGGCCCTGATCGACACGCTGATCGGCATGCATCCGCATGCCGCTGCGCTGTATTGGCATCGCGCAAACTGTCTGGAGAAGCTCGAGCGATACGGTGATATCACGCCGGTACTGGACCAGCTGCTGAGGCTGAAGCCGGATCATGTGCCGGCCATCGTCAAACGCGCCCAGTACGACGGCGATGCCGGCGAGGCCGAACTGCGACGCGCGCTGACGCTGGACCCGAATCACGTCGAAGCCATGTCCCTGCTGTCGCGCACGCTGCGCCATCGTGACGACGGCGACACGCACCGAGCCGAGGCCGATGCCCTGCTCGACCGCGCGATCGAACTGGCGCCGATGCGCGTCGATCTGCTCGAAGCCCGCGCCACCCTGCGCCGCAGTGCCGCGACGCGCTATGACGATGGCCCGGACGATGCCGACACGCTGAAGTCCTGGAACGGCCTGCGTTACTCGCGCAGCCGGCTTGAGGACGCGCTTGACGATTATGCGACCTGCCATGCGCTGAGCGGCGAATACCGTTATGCCGTCCGCATGGGCATGATCCTCCACGACCTGGGTCGCTACGACGAGGCGCTCGCCAGTTACGACACCGCGCTGGCAACAATGGCGGCCGACGATCCGAAGCGCGAATTCATCATCGAGACGCGCGCCAAGTCGGAGAATGGCGGCGCCGGCGAGCGCGAGCAGATGGCACGCCTGATCGAATCGGGCCTGATCGGCGACGGCGGCAACCGCAGCATGAACGAGGATGTCGCGGCGCAAGCCTTGCTCGCGGCTGCGAATGCCATCCGTGCCGGCAAGTCGGTACAGGAGGCCATCGAGACGCGTGTCAGCGACGATCCGGACACGCTGATGGCCACCAATATCGCGCAGCAGATCCTGAACGTCGCGCACGAACCGGCGCCGCGACTCGAAGTCGTCGATGCGGCCGCGTATCCGGCTTATCAGCGCAGGTTCGTCGACGCCGCGGCCCGCGACATCAAGGCCTTGGGCCTGCGCCATGTCGGCGATGCCGAGGCCAGGGGCATGTTCCTGATCCTCGGCCAGCACGTGCTGCTGCGCTTCTTCGCCGACGAGAGCGGCGAGATCGGGGTTGCCAGCTTTGCGATGAAACCGAAGTGGCCGGGCTGGATCGGTTTCCTGGTCCTGCTGCTGACCGGCAAATGGAAGGTGAATGCGATGGTGGAATGCGTCAGCCAGTTCGATGACGGCACCCATTTGTCGACGCAACTCGACAGCCCTTCGCCTTTCGAATATGGCGGCTGCATCGACATCGAGCGCATGCCGCGCAAGACCTCGATCCGGAACCTGGTCGCCCGCCACATCGAGCGCGTCGCCGACTTCAAGCGCGCGCACCCGGCCAATGTGGCGATGGTCGCCGACGATATCGAAGGCATGGACCTGCGCTGGCGCGAGGGCCAGCGGGTCAAGCGCGACTATCGCGCCTCGATCGGCTACATCACCGAGAACGAGCTCAAGCGCCTGCTCGGCGCCCACCATGCGCGTTTCGGCGACAAGGTGAAGACACAGCTAGCGATGCTGGCCGAGGATCTGGCTGACCGCGCTTGACGTCGCGGCCGAAGCGCGGCTGATGCGGTCGCGCCCGCCGCCCTTGGCGCGATAAAGCGCGCCATCGACCTCGCTGAGGAAATGATCGGCATTGCCATGGCGCGCCGCGTTGAATTCACCGACGCCGATGCTGACGCGCACACGCAGTTCGGCCAGTTCCGGAACCACCGCGACCGCACCGAGACCGATGCGAAACGCATCCGCCCGTTCGGCCGCCGCCGCTTCATCGTGATGCGGCACGATCACCGCGAATTCCTCGCCGCCGAGGCGCGCACAGAGTTCGTGCTGCCCGGCGAACACGTGCCGCAACTGGTCCGCGAACGCGACCAGACAGCGGTCCCCGACGCTATGGCCATGGGCGTCGTTGATCTGCTTGAAATGGTCGATGTCCAGTTCGAGCAGCGACAGGCGGGAATGCTCGCGCTGGCAATCGGCGATGCGCCGCTCCAGCTCGGTGACGAACTGGCGGCGATTCGCCAGGCCGGTGAGGTCGTCGGTACGACTCATCCATTCGAAGCGGTCACGCTGCTGGCGCAGCGCTTCCTCGAAATCGAGGCGGCGATGGAAGTCGCGGTGGCTGCGCACCAGCGAGCTGATCACGTAGACCAGGTAGACCGTCAGGCTGAAGGCCACGGCGCGATCATGGCCCGGCATCCACATCAGCAGGGTGCTCGGCAGGTAGATGACCATGATCGCCAGCATCGACGGCCAGAAGCGCATGCAATAGGTGTGCGCGATCGCGGTCGCGAAACCGGCGGCGCCGATGATCAGCGCAACGCGTGCATCGACCAGCACGGGGTCGATCAGGGTCCAGAACACCACACCGCCCCAGGTCGCCGCAGACAGCTGGATCACCAGCCATTGCAGATCGAGCCAGTGCGTCATCACCTCGGCCCCGCCTTGCACCGGCGGACGCAGCACGACCCGAGCGATCGCGAGTCCGACAAAGATCGCCGCCAATGTCGCCGAGGTCAGCGGATGGATGCGTACCACCGGGGTGAACAGGCAGACCAGCAGCCAGCCCAGCACGTAGAACGAGCCGCCGATGACCATGCGCCGTCGCGTTTCGGCGACTTCCTGCGCGAGTCGGCGCAAGTTCAGGCCAGACGAGTCGAGATCGCGTTCCATGGGCAGAAGTGGCCGGGGCGACAGCCTCACGGCCGTTGGCGCGCGACATTCCTCCAATTGTCACGTGGCGTCAACCGAGTCCGTCCGGGTCATTCCATCGCTTCATCCGGACAGAAAGATATACTCCATCGACCTTCTTCCGGAATGCCGCGATGACCGCCATCAGCTTCGAATTCTTCCCGCCCAAGACCGACGAACAGCGCGAGCAACTGGAGCGCAGCGTCCAGAAGCTGAAGGCGCGCTCGCCCGAATACGTCTCGGTGACCTTCGGCGCCGGTGGTTCGACGTTGTCCTACACGCCGGAGACGGTGCGCCACCTGCGCCAGGAACACGGGCTCGATGTCGCGCCGCACCTGAGTTGCGTTGGCGGCACGCGCGCGGAGATCGCCAACCTGCTGCAGTTGTATCGCGCGCTCGGCTGCAAGCGTCTGGTCGCGCTGCGCGGCGACATGCCTTCGGGCATGGCTGCGTTCGGCGACTTCCGCTACGCCAACGAACTGGTCGAATTCATTCGCGCCGAAACCGGCGACTGGTTCCATATCGAAGTCGGTTGTTATCCGGAAACGCACCCGCAGGCCGACGACGCCTTCGCCGATCTCGCCAACCTGAAACGCAAGTTCGAGGCTGGCGCGAATGGCGCGATCACCCAGTATTTCTTCAATGCCGACGCCTACTTCCGCTTCGTCGCGGACGCACGCCGCGCCGGCATCACCCAGCCGATCGTGCCCGGCATCATGCCGATCGGCAATTTCTCGCAACTGAAGCGCTTCTCCGATCTCTGCGGCGCCGAGATCCCGCGCTGGATTTCGAAACGCATGCTGGCCTATGGCGACGATGCCGAGTCGGTGCGTGCGCTCGGCGTCGAAGTGGTCGCAAACTTGTGTCGGCAACTGATCGACGGTGGTGCCGAGGCCCTGCATTTCTATACGCTGAATCGCGCCAAGACCACGCTGGCCGTGATCGACGCGATCGGCTGAGTCTCACCATGCCGATGTCCGACGCCGCCCGCGCGCAGTGGCAGATCCATCTCTGCGTGCTGCTCTGGGGTTTCACCGCGATTCTCGGGAAATTGATTTCGCTGGCGGCGCTGCCGCTGGTGTGGTGGCGCATGGCCCTGGTCACGGCGCTGCTCGCGTTCGTGCCGCGCTTGTGGCGGGCGTTGCGCACGATGTCGGCGCGCCGGATCGCGGCGCTGATGGGCGTCGGCGTGGTCGTCGCGCTGCACTGGCTGACGTTCTACGCCTCGATCAAGCTGTCGAACGCCTCGGTCGCCGCGACCTGCATGGCGCTCGGTTCGGTGTTCACCGCGTTGATCGAACCGTTCGCGGCGAAGCGTCGTTTCGCGTTCGGCGAAGTGCTGCTCGGCATCGCCGCGATTCCGGGCGTGGTGCTGGTGGTGGGCGGCGTGCCAAGCGGCATGTGGACCGGTATCGCGGTCGGCGTGTTGTCGGCCGCACTCGCAGCCTTGTTCGGTTCATTGAACAAGCGCTACGTCGACGGCGCCGATCCGCTGGCCATGACCTTCCTCGAAATGGGCGCAGGCGTGTTGATGCTGAGTGTCGCCGCCCCGCTCGTGGCCGGCGTCATTCCGCTGTTCGACGCGCCCCTGCTGGTCTGGCCCGATGCGCGCGACTTCGGCTTCCTGCTACTGCTCGCCGTCGCCTGCACCCTGCTGCCGTTCGCACTGTCCCTGGTCGCGCTCAAACACATGAGCGCCTTCAACGCGCAACTCGCGATCAACCTGGAGCCGGTCTACACCGTGCTGCTCGCCATCGTCCTGCTCAACGAACAACGCGAACTCACCCCCATGTTCTACCTCGGCGTCGCCCTGCTCGTCGCCTGCGTCTTTGCGCCGGTGGTGTTCCGGGCAAGAGTTGCTGCAGCGGCCTAACGTTGCGCCATCAGGGTCGGTGAATGCGAATCTTCTTGCCAGTCAGGACGACAAAGCAACGCTGCCAACGTTCGAGCTCCGGAACGATCGCGCTCACGGCGCCGAGCAAGGGCGTCGACGAGCCGGCGCGGAATGTTCTCGTCGAGCTTGACCTTCATGCGACTTCGGGCAGCGGCAGGCAGGTCTTCCTCGGCGGAGGCCGCCGCGAACGCAATGACCGCACGCACGGCGTCCCGACTCAGGCTCGGGAAGTCGAACAGGATGCTGTCCACTTCTGCGCCTTCGGCCAAACTCGCAAGCACGGTACGAACGGTGACGCGCGTTCCGGCGATGACCGGCTCACCACCGCAGATGGCGGGATCGCGCTGGATGTAGGCCTTGTAATCGATGCTCATGGAGTCCTCCACGGAATCAGTTTCGCCCGCTCATCGTAGCGAGTTGAAGAAGTGCGTGGCACTCTTCCAGTCCGCGCGAACTCACCCCCATGTTCTACCTCGAAATCGCCCTGTTCGTCGCCTGCGTCTTCGCGCCGGTGGTGATTCGGGCAAGAGCAACTGCAGCGGCCAGCGTTGCGCGATCACTGCGAGCACGGCATCGCGACTCAGGCTAGGGAAGTC
It contains:
- a CDS encoding GGDEF domain-containing protein, producing the protein MERDLDSSGLNLRRLAQEVAETRRRMVIGGSFYVLGWLLVCLFTPVVRIHPLTSATLAAIFVGLAIARVVLRPPVQGGAEVMTHWLDLQWLVIQLSAATWGGVVFWTLIDPVLVDARVALIIGAAGFATAIAHTYCMRFWPSMLAIMVIYLPSTLLMWMPGHDRAVAFSLTVYLVYVISSLVRSHRDFHRRLDFEEALRQQRDRFEWMSRTDDLTGLANRRQFVTELERRIADCQREHSRLSLLELDIDHFKQINDAHGHSVGDRCLVAFADQLRHVFAGQHELCARLGGEEFAVIVPHHDEAAAAERADAFRIGLGAVAVVPELAELRVRVSIGVGEFNAARHGNADHFLSEVDGALYRAKGGGRDRISRASAATSSAVSQILGQHR
- the metF gene encoding methylenetetrahydrofolate reductase [NAD(P)H] is translated as MTAISFEFFPPKTDEQREQLERSVQKLKARSPEYVSVTFGAGGSTLSYTPETVRHLRQEHGLDVAPHLSCVGGTRAEIANLLQLYRALGCKRLVALRGDMPSGMAAFGDFRYANELVEFIRAETGDWFHIEVGCYPETHPQADDAFADLANLKRKFEAGANGAITQYFFNADAYFRFVADARRAGITQPIVPGIMPIGNFSQLKRFSDLCGAEIPRWISKRMLAYGDDAESVRALGVEVVANLCRQLIDGGAEALHFYTLNRAKTTLAVIDAIG
- a CDS encoding DUF433 domain-containing protein, translating into MSIDYKAYIQRDPAICGGEPVIAGTRVTVRTVLASLAEGAEVDSILFDFPSLSRDAVRAVIAFAAASAEEDLPAAARSRMKVKLDENIPRRLVDALARRRERDRSGARTLAALLCRPDWQEDSHSPTLMAQR
- a CDS encoding DMT family transporter codes for the protein MPMSDAARAQWQIHLCVLLWGFTAILGKLISLAALPLVWWRMALVTALLAFVPRLWRALRTMSARRIAALMGVGVVVALHWLTFYASIKLSNASVAATCMALGSVFTALIEPFAAKRRFAFGEVLLGIAAIPGVVLVVGGVPSGMWTGIAVGVLSAALAALFGSLNKRYVDGADPLAMTFLEMGAGVLMLSVAAPLVAGVIPLFDAPLLVWPDARDFGFLLLLAVACTLLPFALSLVALKHMSAFNAQLAINLEPVYTVLLAIVLLNEQRELTPMFYLGVALLVACVFAPVVFRARVAAAA